TCGGTTCCGGTTGAGCGGCTGCAAGGCGAAAAGGTCGCCGCGGGCTGTCTTTCTGTCGATAGTGCGGTGCAGATGAAGGTGATCTCTGAACCGGGCCACAACGCCATTGACCGCATCCTGCAACTGATTGAAGAAGCGGAAGAGCGTCGTGCGCCAATTGAACGTTTTATCGACCGATTCAGTCGTATCTATACGCCGTTGATTATCTTGTTCTCAGCGCTGGTGGTCTTGATCCCACCGCTGTTGTTTGCCGGTTCATGGGAAACCTGGGTTTACCGGGGCCTGACTCTGCTTTTGATCGGTTGCCCTTGCGCATTGGTCATCTCGACGCCTGCCGCCATTACGTCCGCACTGGCCGCGGCGACCCGTCGTGGCTCCTTAATCAAAGGCGGAGCAGCTTTAGAGCAATTGGGGTTAGTCAGCACCATCGCACTGGATAAAACCGGCACTTTGACCGAAGGCAAACCACAGGTAACTGACATTGAACCCGTGGAAAATATCAGCGCAGAAATCCTGCTGGCACTGGCGGGTGCGGTGGAAAGTGGCTCCCATCACCCCTTAGCAAAAGCGATTCTGAATGCCGCAGAAAACCGGGGCGTGACGATTGTTGAAGCTGAACATCGCAAGGCACTGGCTGGAATAGGGGTTGAGGGGCAATTATCGGAGCAGAAAATTCTCGTCGCAGCCCCCGGCAGATTGCCGGAAAATACATTGTCCGAGAAATGGCAACAGCGAGTGACTGAACTGGAAAACAGTGGCAAAACCGCGGTTGCGGTTATTCGGAATGATCTCCTTGTGGGGTTGATCGCGATGCAGGATACCTTGCGTCAGGATGCCATAGACGCCATTCGTAGCCTGAAAAAACAGGGGATAGATGCCGTGATGCTGACCGGTGATAATCCCCGTGCCGCTGCCGCCATTGCGAACCGGCTGGGCATCGATTACCGGGCAGGGCTGTTACCGGAAGATAAAGTGAAAGCAGTCACGGAGTTGAATCAAAAACACCGCACTATGATGGTCGGCGATGGCATCAACGATGCCCCGGCGATGAAAGCGGCCAGTATCGGCGTCGCTATGGGCAGCGGCACGGATGTGGCGTTGGAAACCGCCGACGCCGCCCTGACGCACAACCGGCTGACTGGTTTACCTGAAATTATCGCGCTGTCCCGAACAACTCACTATAACATTCGCCAAAATATCACCATTGCATTAGGTTTAAAGGCGATATTTCTTATCACGAGTCTATTGGGTATCACCGGACTTTGGATGGCTGTTCTGGCCGATTCGGGTGCCACAGCATTGGTCACCGCAAACGCCGTCCGATTGCTGCGGAGCAAATCACAGAAGCAGTGAAGGGAACATCAACCTGAATTGCCACAAGCAGGCAAAAGGCCATAAAGGAAAATAACAAACTGAAAAGGTGCATGGTACGACTATGCACCTTTTCAAAAATCACAATTAAGTACAAATTAAGTACATAAGATTGCTATTAAGGAAAAAGGAATATGGCATTCAGCGAGGTGATAAGTTGACCAAATGCCATATTTAAAGCCTAGCACGATCCCTATTTTCTGCTAGTTAATTGTATATATTTTTCTCAATTAAACAGAATTTTCGCTTTTTTTGAGCAGGTATCGATAAGGCGTTTGCGCTGTCTCTTGGGCGATCAGCGCATGATCCATAAAGCGGCAGAAGCCCGGAATATCACGGGTGGTCGCCGGATCGTCCGCAATGATCAACAACGTCTGACCCGCCGTCATATGGCGAACCGTCTTGCGTACCATCATGACGGGTTCTGGGCAACGCAGTCCCAATGTATCAAGTGTTTTGTCAGGGTTGGCAAAAACATCGGCCATAACAATCTCTGTAGGTTCAAACAATCTATGGCGGTGGATTATATTACAAAATATCGTCAACTGCCGTACTTTACTTTTATTGTACAATTCGTATGATCCGACTGCCTGATCTTTCAGGTACATTGATTTTTTTGGGTTCCCTCACCCCATCCACCAAAAAGGTACAATATGTTCCAATTGACTGTGCAACAACGCGCCACGGCATTGATCTGGCTTTCGCTTTTCCACATTTTGATCATTACTTCCAGTAACTATCTGGTGCAACTGCCCATCTCCATTTTGGGTTTGCATACCACTTGGGGAGCATTTACCTTTCCCTTTATCTTTTTGGCGACTGACCTGACCGTGCGTATTTATGGTGCGCCATTGGCTCGCCGGATCATTATTTCCGTCATGCTGCCGGCACTGCTGATCTCTTATCTAATTTCTGCGCTGTTTTTCCAGGGAACCTGGCAGGGATTCGAAACATTGGGCACCTTTAATCTGTTTGTCGCCCGGATTGCAGCCGCCAGCTTTATGGCCTATGTGCTGGGTCAGATATTAGATGTCGGTGTCTTCAATCGTCTTCGCCAAAAAAGTCGCTGGTGGATAGCGCCCGCTGCCGCTATGTTTTTCGGTAATATGCTCGATACACTGGCCTTTTTCTTTATCGCGTTTTACCGCAGCACTGATGTATTTATGGCGACGCATTGGGTAGAAATTGCGTTAGTGGATTATGCTTTCAAGCTGTTTATCTGCATGCTCTTCTTCCTGCCCGCTTATGGCATTTTGTTGAACTTAATCCTGCGACATTTTTTCGCTCAAACAGTAGATAAGACGCTGATCAAAGCTCACTAAAAAAACAGCACCCTGAATCCATCAGGGTGTCAAACATTCTTGCAAATATTTCCGCTCAAATCCCCCATTTCCTGCTTTTGCTCATCACTTCTTTGTTTATTTTATCGTATAGTTTTGCCGTGTGGTTTTTCATATCATATAGCGTTAATGGGCAGGTAAACTCATACTAAGGAATATTTCTTATGCTGAAAGTGATCCAGTCTCCATCCAAATATATCCAAGGGCCGGGTGCGTTATCCCACCTTGGCCGATATACCAAAATGCTTGCTGACCACGTCTTCGTCATTGCCGATAATTTCGTGATGAACCTGATTGGGGATACCGTCAGCAGGAGCTTAGAAGAACACGAAGTCACCAGCCATTTCGAACTTTTCAATGGTGAATGTAGCCGTAGTGAGATCCAACGCTTGTCTGCCATTCTGTTGCAACATCAATGTCAGGCTATCATCGGGATCGGAGGAGGAAAAACGATTGATACCGCCAAGGCGGTTGCACACGAATCTAAAATACCGGTGATTATTTCGCCTACCCTTGCGTCAACGGATGCACCGACCAGTGCCCTTTCTGTTCTTTACACTGAACTCGGCGAATTCGACAGCTATCTGTTCTACCCACAAAATCCCAATATCGTGCTGATGGATACCAATATCATTGCCAAGGCACCGGTTCGCTTACTTGTGGCAGGTATGGGGGATGCGCTCGCTACCTACTTTGAGGCGCGAGCCAATAGTGCAGCCCATAAACCCACGATGGCGGGAGGTGCGACGTCCACCACCGGGTTGGCGTTGGCAAAACTGTGTTATGAAACCATACTGGCGGAAGGTTACAAAGCTAAACTGGCGGTAGAAGCCGGTGTTAGTACACCGGCAGTTGAAAATATTGTGGAGGCCAATACCTATCTGAGCGGTATTGGTTTTGAAAGTGCGGGACTGGCTGCCGCACATGCCATCCACAACGGTTTTACTGTGCTGGAAGAGTGCCATCACCTCTATCATGGTGAAAAAGTCGCGTTTGGCACCCTGACACAATTGATATTAGAAAACAGCCCAAGTGAAGAGTTGGAAACCGTGCTCGATTTTTGCGTACAAGTCGGACTGCCCGTCACGCTGGAACAATTGGGCTTACGTGATAATGAAAAGCTGCATCAAAAAATCATGCAAGTCGCTATCGCAAGCTGCGCCGAAGGTGAAACCATCCACAATATGCCATTTGCGGTAACCCCAGAGCAGGTTTACGCCGCAATTTTGGCCGCAGATCGAATGGGTAAAGATTGGTTGTATTAAGTTGATGTTGCTACTTTTGGGCGGGAATTCCCGCCCTGACGGTTTTCCAAACAGTTCGTATCCCAAATAAGCCCCAAAAAACAGATTTGATAAGGCACAAAAACGAGCAAGAATCGCACATGAAATAACGCAAGAATCCAATGCCTATCAGGTAACGTCATACCTGATGAACATATTCAGCCGTAATGGTTGGGCAACGGATCTGACTTCCCCAGTAAACCATGCCAAATTTCATAAACGCGTTTTTCCGTTTCATTTCGCGGCTGCACTATGTCATGCTCATGGTCATAGCTGGCATTTAATCGTTCCGCAACGTTTTCCAACCGTTTTTGATCCCTTTTACCACGGCTTGTCTGCGGAATATAAGGAATACGGTAATATTCGCCAGGTATCCAGGCTTCATGCAGAGCTTCCCTGAGAGAGAGTTGGGTCTCGCGTACCCAATCTTCCGGCACAATCAAATTAGGATCGAACAAGACAAACGCTTGGATCTTGGCAAAATCGCCACTGCCTGTGACTCGGATAATGGCATCTTGTACGCCACGTTGTTTTCTCAAGGCAATTTCTATCTCATCTAGACCAATCCGATATCCCCGTATTTTCACCTGATCATCTAGTCTCCCCATATAAATGAGAGAGCCATCTGCAAGCATGCGTGCCAGATCGCCTGTCAAATAGGCTCTTTTACCTTTTCGAGTTATATCGGGGACATATCTTTTGACCGTCTCAATGGGGTTATTGCGGTAGCCTGCGGTCACACCCAATCCACCGATAAGAATTTCTCCTACCGTCCCTTTGGGAACCGGCCGTAAATGTTTATCCACAATCGTAATGCTGGTGCCCGGAATAGGCCCTCCTAGTTGAACCTTGTCGCCTTTTTTCATGCGGAACGCGGTTGACCAGATGCTCGTTTCCGTTGAACCGTAGACGTTCCATAATGTGCCTCCGGTAGCGGTCAGTTGATCTGCCAGATCTTGTGACAACGCCTCTCCCCCGCAAAGCATGCTCATTGCAGGGCGAGGTTTCCATCCCGCATTCAGGGCCATTGACCAAGTTAACGGTGTTGCTTGGGCGAAAGTGAATTGTGGATCTGACAGCGTTTCAGATAACGCCATTGCATCACGTTGAATATCAATTGAAGCGATGTGGATACTGCCGCCATGAACGAGGGTCAGCAACAATTCCAGCACGGAGGTATCAAAAGAGAAAGTTGTTAATGCCAGCATGTGGTCACGCTGACTGATTGACAACAGTTTGCCAAATCCGCACAGACAAGCAGCCAGATTGTCATGCTGAACCTGTACCGCTTTTGGCAATCCTGTGGAGCCAGAAGTAAACATCACATAAGCAGAATGATCACCCAATACAGGGGGATCAATATGTTCTGCTATTTCAGCCTTGCCTCTCTTATTTAAAAGGGTATCCACAGCGATTAATGTTGATGCCTTAAGCCCCGCCGACACTGTATCGTCAAATACCAGAGTACTTTCCGGCAGACTGGCGAGAATATCATTCAGGCGTTTTTCTGGCATCATGGTATTCAGGGGGATATACACCGCCCCAATTCGCCAAATTGCCTGCATGGTGACAAACCATGCAATCCCCCGCCGGGCGGCAATGGCAACATTGCCCCCCATTTTGACGCCGTGGTCACGCAAAACATGTGCCGCATTCTCAATGCGTTGATTCAACTCACCAAATGTTAACGTTTCATGTGGATCAGAAACAGCGATAGCATTAGGTATCATTTTTGCCAACTCAGCCAACCGAGAAGGAACGTTGTTAAACCACGGTTCTAGATCTGCTGTCATGTAACTGATATTACGATCAAATTCAGGTTTAACAGCAGGAGAATTTTTTTGCCCAGTAGTCAATGCTGTGTGTAATATTGCCTTGTGTGTGTCAGTATTCATAATGATGCTCTCATTCTGAGCCTCATTGGTTTCATCACTTTTCATGATGAATAGAGGCATCAATGCGGGTAGTCGTTATCTTTCAACTGTTGTCTACATTCAGTATTTGCGAATACCTTATGTTGACGCGAATTGAATTAGAAAAATAAATTGCGAAAATCTATCGCGAATTTAATAAATATATTAATTAGTATTAATCTGTAATCTTTTATTAATTGAACAATCAACTTATATAAAGCAAATTATTGTTTGGAAGACAGAGTGTATTACGCCTATACAGCCTGTAACCAATTTTAGTTAAGACATTGATATTATTATATTTAACGTAAAAATAGCTATTCAACCCTGCTTAAAAACTTCGATTATGAGCATGAATAACCATTTGTAGTAATATCCGTTATTTTGAATTTTAATTTCAAACATTTTATTTATAACCACGTTATAAAAAACGCAAAGCATGTAAATAAAAAATGATTTACATGAACAAATGAGAATATTATTTAAATAACACCATCAGGTAAATAGTACAACTTGTTAAAAACAGTGGGCACAAAAAAAGTACCGTTTATTTATTAAATAACTTTTATAATGGGAACGTTTGTGTGGATTATATTTATCTATTTTTCTCATGGTTATTGCATCAGGAAAATTCCCCTAATAATACTGAGCTTTTATTGGGTCGATAATATCAACAAAACTTAAACATCCGGAAATAAAAAATAACCAAAAAACCACCTACTGTGACAGTCATCACACTAACGTAAATACATTGTATTCAAAAAAAGTGCTAATTCACTCAAAATTATCGACTTTGCGAAATTATATCTATATGTTAGCGATACCTCACAGTCATATAAGGTCGTTTTCAGCTAATATTAGCTTCGATATAGAAAATAAATAGTTAAAATTTTCGTTTAACGCCATCACTGCTTAATGGTGGTGATTCGCTCACACAAAAGTCACGTGGAGACAAAAAATATGTTAAGTATTTTCAAGCCAGCGCCTCATAAGGCCCGGTTGCCTGCGCAAGAAATAGATCCACTCTATCGTCGCTTGCGCTGGCAAATTTTTATAGGGATTTTCTTTGGCTATGCCGCTTACTACCTGGTAAGAAAAAACTTTGCACTCGCCATCCCTTCCTTGATTGATCAGGGTTTTTCCAAAGGCGATCTTGGTTTTGCATTATCAGGAATTTCAATTGCCTACGGATTCTCAAAATTTATTATGGGTTCCGTTTCTGACCGTTCTAATCCACGTGTTTTCTTGCCTGCGGGGTTGATACTGGCGGCATTGGTGATGCTGTTTATGGGCTTTGTCCCGTGGGCCACTTCCAGCATAGCTATCATGTTTGTTCTGCTGTTCCTCTGCGGCTGGTTTCAGGGTATGGGTTGGCCTCCTTGCGGACGTACCATGGTTCACTGGTGGTCACAGAAAGAGCGCGGTGGCATTGTTTCCGTCTGGAACTGTGCCCATAACGTTGGCGGGGGCGTTCCACCCTTACTGTTTATGTTGGGTATGGCTTGGTTCAATGACTGGAAAGCCGCGTTTTATATGCCGGCGTTTGCGGCTATCCTGGTGGCAATCATTGTTTTCGCCTTAATGCGCGATACCCCGCAATCCTGTGGCTTACCGCCAATCGAAGAGTATAAAAATGATTATCCACCGGATTATACGGAAAAAGACGAAAAGGAACTGACAGCAAAAGAAATTTTCATGCAGTACGTTTTGCCGAATAAATTGCTGTGGATGATCGCCGTTGCCAACGTATTCGTCTACTTGCTGCGCTACGGTATTCTTGACTGGTCACCGACTTATTTGAAGGAAGTGAAAGACTTTACTATGGATAAGTCTTCCTGGGCCTATTTCCTGTATGAATATGCGGGCATTCCAGGCACCCTGCTGTGTGGTTGGATGTCGGACAAAGTCTTCAAAGGTAACCGGGGTGCCACAGGGGTATTTTTCATGATACTGGTTACCATCGCCACTATCGTATTCTGGTTGAATCCAGCGGGTAACCCTAATATCGATATGCTCTGTATGCTGGTTATCGGCTTCCTGATTTACGGCCCAGTCATGCTGATCGGTCTGCATGCTCTGGAATTGGCGCCGAAAAAAGCCGCCGGAACCGCGGCCGGATTTACCGGTCTGTTTGGCTATCTGGGGGGTTCTGTTGCGGCCAGTATCATCGTCGGTTATACCGTTGATTATTTTGGTTGGAACGGTGGCTTTATGGTCATGATCGGCGGTAGCGCCCTGTCCGTTATTCTGCTGCTGCTTGTTATGTTAAGTGAAAACAAACACAAACAAGAATTGGCTCGTCAAGGTCAGTGATATCACTGAGAGACGCTAATTAATCACCCTATCAATCGCAGTACAATGCCAATAAAATAAAATTGTACTGCGATTTCATGAGTGATATTGAACATTTAATTCCCATATAGATATATTTTTCATATCGACTGTAATCAATATAATTTAATTCATCCCTTAGCCTTTCGTTGATGTATTCAGCTCTTAGACATTTGAAGATAAAAAACCTATTCCCCCTTATGCTTCTGTTTATTTAAAAATAGGTAGAATACGATTGGCGAATTAGAATAAATGGAGAATCCCAATGCAGACCCCTATCAAGGCAATTATGGCCGGTATTTTGTTAGCTTCATCAATGTCAGGCATTGCCCATGCAGCAGATAAGATTGTGATCGCTCATCGTGGCGCCAGCGGTTACTTGCCTGAACATACCTTACCCGCCAAAGCACTGGCCTATGCACAAGGTGCGGATTATCTTGAGCAAGATCTGGTCATGACGAAAGATGACCAACTGATTGTACTGCACGACCACTACCTTGATCGCGTAACGGATGTGGCAGAACGTTTCCCAAACCGCGCCCGTGCTGACGGTCGCTATTATGCTATCGATTTTACCCTGCCAGAAATTAAGTCACTGCAATTTACTGAGGGTTTTGATATCAAGGATGGCAAAAAAGTCCAGAGTTATCCCGGACGTTTCCCCATGGGGAAATCCGATTTCCACATTCATACCTTTCAGGAAGAGCTGGAGTTTATTCAAGGTCTGAATAAATCCACGGGCAAAAATATCGGCATCTACCCTGAAATTAAGGCGCCGTGGTTCCATCGTCAAGAAGGCAAAGATATCACCAGCAAGGTACTGGAAGTCCTGAAACAGTATGGCTACACCAAAAAGAGCGATAAAGTTTATCTGCAATGCTTTGATGCCAATGAACTCAAACGCATTAAAAATGAGCT
This genomic interval from Xenorhabdus doucetiae contains the following:
- the glpQ gene encoding glycerophosphodiester phosphodiesterase, giving the protein MQTPIKAIMAGILLASSMSGIAHAADKIVIAHRGASGYLPEHTLPAKALAYAQGADYLEQDLVMTKDDQLIVLHDHYLDRVTDVAERFPNRARADGRYYAIDFTLPEIKSLQFTEGFDIKDGKKVQSYPGRFPMGKSDFHIHTFQEELEFIQGLNKSTGKNIGIYPEIKAPWFHRQEGKDITSKVLEVLKQYGYTKKSDKVYLQCFDANELKRIKNELEPKLGMDLKLIQLIAYTDWNETYEQKPDGTWQNYSYDWMFKPGAMKEVATYADGIGPDYHMLIANDSTPNHVKLTGMVKEAHASHLAVHPYTIRIDQLPKYATSGNQLFDIVFDKANVDGAFTDFPDLAVKFLRKHHEHQ
- a CDS encoding amino acid adenylation domain-containing protein is translated as MTADLEPWFNNVPSRLAELAKMIPNAIAVSDPHETLTFGELNQRIENAAHVLRDHGVKMGGNVAIAARRGIAWFVTMQAIWRIGAVYIPLNTMMPEKRLNDILASLPESTLVFDDTVSAGLKASTLIAVDTLLNKRGKAEIAEHIDPPVLGDHSAYVMFTSGSTGLPKAVQVQHDNLAACLCGFGKLLSISQRDHMLALTTFSFDTSVLELLLTLVHGGSIHIASIDIQRDAMALSETLSDPQFTFAQATPLTWSMALNAGWKPRPAMSMLCGGEALSQDLADQLTATGGTLWNVYGSTETSIWSTAFRMKKGDKVQLGGPIPGTSITIVDKHLRPVPKGTVGEILIGGLGVTAGYRNNPIETVKRYVPDITRKGKRAYLTGDLARMLADGSLIYMGRLDDQVKIRGYRIGLDEIEIALRKQRGVQDAIIRVTGSGDFAKIQAFVLFDPNLIVPEDWVRETQLSLREALHEAWIPGEYYRIPYIPQTSRGKRDQKRLENVAERLNASYDHEHDIVQPRNETEKRVYEIWHGLLGKSDPLPNHYG
- the glpT gene encoding glycerol-3-phosphate transporter — its product is MLSIFKPAPHKARLPAQEIDPLYRRLRWQIFIGIFFGYAAYYLVRKNFALAIPSLIDQGFSKGDLGFALSGISIAYGFSKFIMGSVSDRSNPRVFLPAGLILAALVMLFMGFVPWATSSIAIMFVLLFLCGWFQGMGWPPCGRTMVHWWSQKERGGIVSVWNCAHNVGGGVPPLLFMLGMAWFNDWKAAFYMPAFAAILVAIIVFALMRDTPQSCGLPPIEEYKNDYPPDYTEKDEKELTAKEIFMQYVLPNKLLWMIAVANVFVYLLRYGILDWSPTYLKEVKDFTMDKSSWAYFLYEYAGIPGTLLCGWMSDKVFKGNRGATGVFFMILVTIATIVFWLNPAGNPNIDMLCMLVIGFLIYGPVMLIGLHALELAPKKAAGTAAGFTGLFGYLGGSVAASIIVGYTVDYFGWNGGFMVMIGGSALSVILLLLVMLSENKHKQELARQGQ
- the tusA gene encoding sulfurtransferase TusA, which gives rise to MADVFANPDKTLDTLGLRCPEPVMMVRKTVRHMTAGQTLLIIADDPATTRDIPGFCRFMDHALIAQETAQTPYRYLLKKSENSV
- a CDS encoding glycerol dehydrogenase — translated: MLKVIQSPSKYIQGPGALSHLGRYTKMLADHVFVIADNFVMNLIGDTVSRSLEEHEVTSHFELFNGECSRSEIQRLSAILLQHQCQAIIGIGGGKTIDTAKAVAHESKIPVIISPTLASTDAPTSALSVLYTELGEFDSYLFYPQNPNIVLMDTNIIAKAPVRLLVAGMGDALATYFEARANSAAHKPTMAGGATSTTGLALAKLCYETILAEGYKAKLAVEAGVSTPAVENIVEANTYLSGIGFESAGLAAAHAIHNGFTVLEECHHLYHGEKVAFGTLTQLILENSPSEELETVLDFCVQVGLPVTLEQLGLRDNEKLHQKIMQVAIASCAEGETIHNMPFAVTPEQVYAAILAADRMGKDWLY
- a CDS encoding zinc/cadmium/mercury/lead-transporting ATPase, which gives rise to MFSTSQKHKQSQPNSSSCQKDDHQHVTNHACCSTGAAHSHEHEHPHEHSHEHTHKHSGAHCSHDHAHAMQDSAPPELTAQQRFHWTIQGMDCPSCAGKIENAVKKLPDAKQVKVLFTTEKLVVDADIDIRAAVEQAVKQAGFEIKGTNSASKLPPAVSHWKTFAPILILAALMFVSWGISAAHAPAGRIAFIITTLIGLYPVATKAIKLMRSGTPFAIETLMSVAAIGALFIDATAEAAMVILLFKLGEILESYAAGRARRGVSALMALVPDQALLIKEGKKKTVSAADLRPGDIIEIAPGARLPTDAELLNPFASFDESALTGESVPVERLQGEKVAAGCLSVDSAVQMKVISEPGHNAIDRILQLIEEAEERRAPIERFIDRFSRIYTPLIILFSALVVLIPPLLFAGSWETWVYRGLTLLLIGCPCALVISTPAAITSALAAATRRGSLIKGGAALEQLGLVSTIALDKTGTLTEGKPQVTDIEPVENISAEILLALAGAVESGSHHPLAKAILNAAENRGVTIVEAEHRKALAGIGVEGQLSEQKILVAAPGRLPENTLSEKWQQRVTELENSGKTAVAVIRNDLLVGLIAMQDTLRQDAIDAIRSLKKQGIDAVMLTGDNPRAAAAIANRLGIDYRAGLLPEDKVKAVTELNQKHRTMMVGDGINDAPAMKAASIGVAMGSGTDVALETADAALTHNRLTGLPEIIALSRTTHYNIRQNITIALGLKAIFLITSLLGITGLWMAVLADSGATALVTANAVRLLRSKSQKQ
- a CDS encoding 7-cyano-7-deazaguanine/7-aminomethyl-7-deazaguanine transporter, with the translated sequence MFQLTVQQRATALIWLSLFHILIITSSNYLVQLPISILGLHTTWGAFTFPFIFLATDLTVRIYGAPLARRIIISVMLPALLISYLISALFFQGTWQGFETLGTFNLFVARIAAASFMAYVLGQILDVGVFNRLRQKSRWWIAPAAAMFFGNMLDTLAFFFIAFYRSTDVFMATHWVEIALVDYAFKLFICMLFFLPAYGILLNLILRHFFAQTVDKTLIKAH